A part of Acropora palmata chromosome 6, jaAcrPala1.3, whole genome shotgun sequence genomic DNA contains:
- the LOC141884440 gene encoding matrix metalloproteinase-19-like, translating to MNLLAVFIFVAFFLHVSVCTNGDDNETMALKYLNQYGYLSHERSGNHDVSTAIRNFQEFFGLKVSGTLDSETVDLMKKPRCGVSDNSGGGTRKRRYATLGRWSKTDLTYYVQPGQDLSPVSRTMSNV from the exons ATGAACTTGCTTGCGGTGTTTATCTTTGTAGCTTTCTTCTTACACGTTTCGGTTTGTACCAATGGCGATGATAATGAGACAATGGCCCTG AAATATCTAAACCAATACGGATACTTATCACACGAGAGAAGTGGAAACCATGATGTTTCAACCGCCATTCGAAATTTTCAAGAGTTCTTTGGCCTTAAAGTCAGTGGTACACTGGATTCCGAAACTGTCGACCTTATGAAAAAACCACGATGTGGTGTATCAGACAACAGCGGTGGCGGTACTCGAAAGCGAAGATATGCAACGCTAGGAAGATGGTCGAAAACCGACCTAACATATTATGTACAGCCCGGACAAGATCTTTCCCCTGTGAGTAGGACGATGAGTAAtgtttga